The following are from one region of the Staphylococcus argenteus genome:
- a CDS encoding M42 family metallopeptidase: MNINKNVTLQRIQTLTELHGAPGFEQEVKDYMTEQMEPYVDEFIENRMGGFFGVKKSKNPNAKRVMIAAHMDEIGFMITNITDNGMIQFTNLGGVANDIWQGQRLAIKNRNGDKIIGVVSNIPKHFRTGNEGAPEIKDLTLDIGAENANEVRLRGIEIGDTIVPHTSFTQLSEHRYSAKAWDNRYGCVLAIEILELFKDKELDVELYVGANVQEEVGLRGAKASVEMIDPDVAFVVDCSPANDVKGKQSLSGELGKGTLIRIKDGTMILKPTFRDYLLKLVDTHGIAHQYYMSPGGTDGGEIHKANIGVPTAVIGVCARYIHSTDSVFDIRDYFAARHLLFEAISNLDDNQIDTLQYK; the protein is encoded by the coding sequence ATGAACATAAATAAAAACGTAACATTACAACGAATTCAAACTTTAACTGAGCTTCATGGTGCACCTGGCTTTGAACAAGAAGTAAAAGATTATATGACTGAACAAATGGAACCATATGTAGATGAGTTTATTGAAAATCGAATGGGTGGTTTTTTCGGCGTCAAAAAATCTAAAAATCCAAACGCAAAACGTGTGATGATAGCAGCACATATGGATGAAATAGGTTTTATGATAACGAATATAACAGATAACGGTATGATACAATTCACAAATTTAGGTGGCGTAGCAAATGATATTTGGCAAGGGCAACGTTTGGCTATCAAAAATAGAAATGGTGACAAAATTATAGGCGTAGTGTCAAATATCCCAAAACATTTTCGTACAGGAAATGAAGGCGCACCAGAAATCAAAGATTTAACTTTAGATATTGGTGCCGAAAATGCAAATGAAGTTCGTTTACGTGGTATAGAGATAGGAGATACAATTGTACCTCACACTTCATTTACACAATTATCTGAACACCGTTATAGTGCTAAAGCTTGGGACAATCGTTATGGATGTGTTCTAGCGATTGAAATTCTTGAGTTATTTAAAGATAAAGAGTTAGATGTCGAACTATATGTAGGAGCAAATGTTCAAGAAGAAGTTGGTTTGAGAGGTGCTAAAGCATCAGTTGAAATGATTGATCCAGATGTTGCATTCGTAGTAGATTGTTCACCGGCAAATGATGTTAAAGGTAAACAGTCACTATCAGGTGAACTTGGAAAAGGAACTTTAATACGAATTAAAGATGGTACAATGATTTTAAAACCTACTTTCAGAGACTATTTATTAAAATTAGTGGACACACATGGGATTGCTCATCAATATTATATGTCTCCAGGTGGAACAGATGGTGGTGAAATACATAAAGCGAATATTGGTGTTCCAACTGCTGTTATAGGTGTATGTGCACGTTATATTCATAGTACAGACTCGGTATTCGATATTAGAGATTATTTTGCTGCTAGACATTTATTGTTTGAGGCAATTAGTAATTTAGATGACAACCAAATAGACACATTACAATATAAATAA
- the trmB gene encoding tRNA (guanosine(46)-N7)-methyltransferase TrmB, producing the protein MRVRYKPWAEDYLKEHPNLVDMDGQHAGKMTEWFDKTQPIHIEIGSGMGQFITTLAAQNPHINYISMEREKSIVYKVLDKVKDMGLTNLKIICNDAIELNEYFKDGEVSRIYLNFSDPWPKNRHAKRRLTYRTFLALYQQILDDEGDLHFKTDNRGLFAYSLESMSQFGMYFTKINLNLHQEDDGSNILTEYEKKFSDKGSRIYRMEAKFHTKK; encoded by the coding sequence ATGAGAGTTCGATACAAACCATGGGCTGAAGACTATTTAAAAGAGCACCCTAACTTGGTTGATATGGATGGTCAGCATGCGGGGAAAATGACAGAATGGTTTGATAAAACGCAACCGATACATATTGAAATTGGTTCGGGAATGGGGCAGTTTATTACTACTTTGGCTGCTCAAAATCCTCATATTAACTATATTTCAATGGAACGTGAAAAAAGTATCGTTTATAAAGTATTAGATAAAGTAAAAGATATGGGTTTAACAAATTTAAAAATAATTTGTAATGACGCTATAGAACTTAATGAATATTTTAAAGACGGTGAAGTGTCACGTATATATTTGAACTTTTCAGATCCTTGGCCAAAAAATCGTCATGCTAAACGTCGTTTAACATATCGTACATTTTTAGCACTGTACCAACAAATCTTGGATGATGAGGGAGATTTACATTTTAAAACTGACAACAGGGGCTTATTTGCTTACAGTTTAGAAAGTATGTCTCAATTTGGAATGTATTTTACAAAAATTAATTTGAATTTACATCAAGAGGACGATGGTAGTAATATATTGACGGAATATGAAAAGAAATTTTCAGATAAAGGATCTCGAATATATCGAATGGAAGCGAAATTTCATACAAAAAAATAA
- a CDS encoding pseudouridine synthase translates to MRIDKFLANMGVGTRNEVKQLLKKGFVTVNDQIIKSPKVHIEPNEDSILVHGEIIEYIEHAYIMLNKPKGYVSATEDQQSQTVIDLIPEYQHLNIFPVGRLDKDTEGLLLITNDGNFNHELMSPNKHVSKKYEVISEHPITEDDIKAFKEGITLSDGKVKPAILTYIDDQTSHVTIYEGKYHQVKRMFHSIQNEVIHLKRIKIADLELDSNLESGNYRLLTENDFHKLNLK, encoded by the coding sequence ATGAGAATAGATAAGTTTTTGGCAAACATGGGTGTAGGTACACGAAATGAAGTTAAGCAGTTACTAAAAAAAGGCTTTGTTACGGTGAATGATCAAATCATCAAATCTCCAAAAGTGCATATTGAACCAAATGAAGATAGCATATTAGTTCATGGAGAGATAATTGAATATATTGAGCACGCTTATATCATGCTAAATAAGCCTAAAGGATATGTTTCGGCAACCGAAGATCAACAATCGCAAACAGTTATTGATTTAATTCCTGAATATCAACATTTAAATATTTTTCCGGTCGGTAGATTGGATAAAGATACTGAAGGTTTATTATTGATAACAAATGATGGCAATTTTAATCATGAACTAATGAGTCCTAATAAACATGTTTCCAAAAAATATGAAGTTATCTCAGAACATCCCATCACTGAAGATGATATCAAAGCTTTTAAAGAAGGTATCACACTATCAGATGGCAAGGTTAAGCCCGCAATATTGACTTATATTGATGATCAAACGTCACACGTTACAATTTATGAAGGGAAATATCATCAAGTTAAACGAATGTTTCACAGTATTCAAAATGAGGTAATACATTTAAAACGTATAAAAATTGCTGACTTAGAACTAGATAGCAATTTAGAGTCAGGTAATTATCGTTTATTAACAGAAAATGATTTTCACAAATTAAATTTAAAATAA
- a CDS encoding phosphotransferase family protein produces the protein MEQFYQLGWTLDSAGGASGEAYMAEQDGQKLFLKRNSNPFIAALSAEGIVPKLVWTKRIETGEVVTAQHWKNGRELTSNEMKQTRVAHLLKKIHSSRPLLSMLKRMEMEPITPEIMLNKINASLSREVLTHHIVRKSLTYLEEHIPSLDSRFFTVVHGDVNHNNWLLSDRDELFLVDWEGAMIADPAIDIGMLLYNYVPQHQWSQWLETYGVQESLNLNKRMKWYTVIQSIGLVQWYEEQKRYKDMNTWLKFLNEVMNSNMFI, from the coding sequence TTGGAGCAGTTTTATCAATTAGGGTGGACACTTGATTCTGCAGGTGGTGCATCTGGTGAAGCATATATGGCTGAACAAGATGGACAAAAGTTATTTTTAAAACGAAATTCAAATCCATTTATTGCGGCATTATCAGCAGAGGGGATTGTGCCGAAATTAGTATGGACAAAACGCATTGAAACAGGCGAAGTGGTTACTGCACAACATTGGAAAAATGGCCGTGAATTAACTTCAAATGAAATGAAGCAAACAAGAGTTGCCCATTTATTAAAGAAGATTCATAGTTCAAGACCGTTATTAAGTATGTTGAAACGTATGGAAATGGAACCTATTACACCTGAAATTATGCTTAATAAAATTAATGCCTCTTTATCAAGAGAAGTATTAACACATCATATTGTACGAAAATCATTAACTTATTTAGAAGAGCATATACCGAGTTTAGATTCACGTTTCTTCACAGTTGTACATGGCGACGTTAATCATAACAATTGGTTATTATCTGATCGTGATGAATTATTTTTAGTTGATTGGGAAGGTGCAATGATTGCAGACCCAGCAATTGATATAGGTATGCTGCTATACAACTATGTTCCACAACATCAATGGTCTCAATGGTTAGAAACATATGGCGTTCAAGAAAGTTTGAATTTAAATAAACGTATGAAATGGTATACGGTTATTCAATCTATTGGACTTGTTCAATGGTATGAAGAACAAAAGAGATATAAAGATATGAACACTTGGTTGAAGTTTTTAAACGAAGTGATGAACAGCAACATGTTTATTTAA
- a CDS encoding YtxH domain-containing protein, protein MAKGNLFKAILGIGGAVAAVLVTRKDSRNKLKAEYNKYKQDPQTYKNNAKDKATQLGNIANETIQEVKNNPKDYAARLKNDPKAFFEEEKSKFTDLDNKTADSIEEGKFDDEGGAAPNNNLRVVTEEDLKKNKNALSDKK, encoded by the coding sequence ATGGCAAAAGGAAATTTATTTAAAGCAATTTTAGGTATTGGTGGGGCAGTTGCAGCAGTACTTGTTACACGTAAAGATAGTCGTAATAAATTAAAAGCTGAATATAATAAATATAAGCAAGACCCACAAACATATAAAAATAATGCAAAAGATAAAGCAACACAATTAGGCAACATTGCCAATGAAACAATCCAAGAAGTTAAAAATAACCCTAAAGATTATGCTGCTAGATTGAAAAATGATCCAAAAGCATTTTTTGAAGAAGAAAAATCTAAATTTACAGATTTGGATAATAAAACTGCAGACAGTATTGAAGAAGGTAAATTTGATGATGAAGGCGGCGCAGCACCAAACAATAATTTGCGTGTAGTTACAGAAGAAGATTTAAAAAAGAATAAAAATGCGTTGTCTGATAAAAAATAA
- the ytpR gene encoding YtpR family tRNA-binding protein, whose translation MNLFYNPKYVGDVAFLQIEPVEGELNYNKKADVVEITNEGKVVGFNIFGISNDISIEETGHIKLTDELVIAFQQRINEAGFDYKLDVDLSPKFVVGYVETKDKHPDADKLSVLNVNIGNDTLQIVCGAPNVEAGQKVVVAKVGAVMPSGMVIKDAELRGVASSGMICSMKELNLPNAPEEKGIMVLNDSYEIGQAFFE comes from the coding sequence ATGAATTTATTTTACAATCCTAAATATGTAGGGGATGTCGCATTCTTACAAATAGAACCTGTTGAAGGTGAATTAAATTATAATAAGAAAGCTGACGTTGTCGAAATTACAAATGAAGGAAAAGTTGTAGGCTTTAATATTTTTGGTATTTCAAATGATATATCAATTGAGGAAACAGGGCATATTAAATTAACTGATGAACTTGTAATTGCTTTCCAACAACGTATCAATGAAGCTGGTTTTGATTATAAATTAGATGTCGATTTGTCACCTAAATTTGTAGTTGGCTATGTTGAAACGAAAGATAAGCATCCTGACGCTGATAAATTAAGCGTATTAAATGTAAATATCGGAAATGATACATTACAAATCGTTTGTGGTGCGCCAAATGTTGAAGCAGGGCAAAAGGTTGTAGTTGCAAAAGTAGGCGCAGTAATGCCAAGCGGTATGGTTATTAAAGATGCTGAATTACGTGGTGTTGCATCAAGTGGAATGATTTGTTCGATGAAAGAATTGAATTTACCGAATGCACCAGAAGAAAAAGGTATTATGGTGTTAAATGACAGCTACGAAATTGGACAAGCATTTTTTGAATAA
- a CDS encoding thioredoxin family protein, with product MKQLESEQQFETLKQGATVFEFTAGWCPDCRIIEPDLPQLEEKYPMFEFVSIDRDQFMDICIENGIMGIPSFLVYKNGELLGSYIGKERKSIEQIDAFLAQYV from the coding sequence ATGAAACAACTTGAATCAGAACAACAATTTGAAACTTTAAAACAAGGTGCAACCGTATTTGAATTTACAGCAGGATGGTGTCCAGACTGTAGAATTATCGAACCAGATTTACCACAATTAGAAGAAAAATATCCAATGTTTGAATTTGTATCTATTGATCGTGACCAATTTATGGATATTTGTATTGAAAATGGTATTATGGGTATTCCAAGTTTTTTAGTTTATAAAAATGGGGAATTGCTCGGAAGCTATATTGGAAAAGAACGTAAATCAATTGAACAAATAGATGCATTTTTAGCTCAATACGTGTAA
- a CDS encoding putative polysaccharide biosynthesis protein, translating to MSESKEMVRGTFLITISILITKVLGVLFIIPFNYLIGGQENMAPFTYAYAPYNIAIAVATAGVPLAASKYVAKYNAIGAYKVSQKFYKSSFIVMSITGVLGFLVLYFLAPYISELTLARNVHDKNGWSVDDITWIIRIISMVVIFIPVLATWRGIFQGYKSMGPTAVSEVTEQIARVIFILIGSYLVLNVFDGSILLANGIATFAAAVGAIIGIFTLWYYWRKRKHNIDRMVESDYTDIDVSYGKMYKEIIAYSIPFVIVSLNYPLFNLVDQFTHNGALSLVGVPSQLQDIFFNMLNMSTNKIVMIPTSLSAGFAVSLIPYITKTFAEGRLHEMHHQIRTSIGVLMFITVPASIGIMALAQPLFTVFYGYDPIVLGHDPNHDGSRLLFYYAPVAILISLLSVTASMLQGIDKQKLTVYVILASVVIKLVLNYPLIMMFHTPGAVLSTSIALLFAIGCNFYILKKYAKFKFSYSWIHLAKIFLYSFIMMIGVEVVFFLANLILEPTKLGYLIIIILGVTVGVLIYGTLTIKTRLADEFLGEIPGKLRRRVRFLR from the coding sequence ATGAGTGAAAGTAAAGAAATGGTGCGTGGAACCTTTTTAATTACAATAAGTATATTAATTACAAAAGTGTTAGGCGTACTTTTTATCATTCCATTCAACTATTTAATTGGTGGACAAGAAAATATGGCGCCGTTCACATATGCTTACGCACCATATAATATTGCAATTGCAGTTGCTACAGCAGGTGTACCACTTGCAGCTTCCAAATATGTTGCGAAATATAATGCGATTGGTGCATATAAAGTCAGTCAGAAATTTTATAAATCTAGTTTTATTGTAATGAGTATTACCGGTGTCTTAGGGTTTTTAGTACTTTATTTCCTTGCACCATATATTTCTGAATTAACACTTGCTAGAAATGTACATGATAAAAATGGTTGGTCAGTAGATGACATAACTTGGATTATTAGAATTATCAGTATGGTTGTAATCTTTATTCCAGTTTTAGCAACTTGGAGAGGTATATTCCAAGGGTATAAGTCAATGGGACCAACAGCAGTTTCTGAAGTAACTGAGCAAATTGCGCGTGTTATTTTCATATTAATTGGTAGTTATTTAGTACTAAATGTTTTCGATGGATCAATTTTATTAGCGAATGGTATTGCAACATTTGCTGCAGCCGTTGGAGCAATTATAGGTATTTTCACATTATGGTATTACTGGAGAAAACGTAAACATAATATCGATCGAATGGTCGAATCAGATTATACTGACATAGATGTGTCATATGGAAAAATGTATAAAGAAATTATTGCGTACAGTATTCCATTTGTCATTGTAAGTTTAAATTATCCATTATTTAATTTGGTAGACCAATTTACGCATAATGGTGCTTTATCATTAGTAGGTGTACCTTCACAATTACAAGATATTTTCTTTAATATGTTGAATATGTCTACAAACAAAATTGTAATGATTCCAACATCTTTAAGTGCTGGTTTTGCAGTAAGTTTAATCCCTTATATTACAAAAACATTTGCAGAAGGGCGATTACATGAAATGCACCATCAAATTAGAACATCAATTGGTGTATTAATGTTTATAACTGTTCCAGCAAGTATTGGAATTATGGCATTGGCACAACCATTATTTACTGTTTTCTATGGTTATGACCCAATTGTATTAGGCCATGATCCTAACCATGATGGTAGTCGATTACTATTCTATTATGCACCTGTAGCGATTTTAATTTCTTTATTAAGTGTAACGGCATCTATGTTACAAGGAATTGATAAACAAAAATTAACAGTATACGTTATTTTAGCTTCAGTTGTGATTAAACTAGTATTGAACTATCCATTAATTATGATGTTCCATACACCTGGTGCTGTGTTAAGTACAAGCATTGCATTACTATTTGCAATTGGTTGTAATTTCTATATTCTTAAAAAATATGCAAAATTCAAATTCAGTTATAGTTGGATTCATCTTGCAAAAATATTTTTATATTCATTCATCATGATGATTGGTGTAGAAGTGGTATTCTTCCTTGCAAATCTAATCCTTGAACCAACGAAACTAGGTTATTTAATCATTATAATTTTAGGTGTAACAGTTGGTGTGTTAATCTATGGAACGTTAACTATCAAAACGCGACTTGCAGATGAATTTTTAGGTGAAATTCCTGGAAAATTAAGACGTAGAGTTAGGTTTTTACGATGA
- a CDS encoding PepSY domain-containing protein — MTKLKYIIPTIIAVTIVIISTISIIQFINRKRYNPVKVLNEVKSYFMDVKGSYIVYEPFVHPETDKYRLVYQGGITTVKNGKDIHYDFYADAYTGEVINIVEC; from the coding sequence ATGACTAAACTGAAATATATAATTCCAACAATAATTGCGGTAACCATTGTAATTATATCAACCATTTCAATTATTCAATTTATAAATCGTAAACGTTATAATCCTGTTAAAGTTCTTAATGAAGTGAAATCATATTTTATGGATGTTAAAGGTTCGTATATTGTTTATGAGCCATTTGTACATCCTGAAACTGATAAATATCGTTTAGTTTATCAAGGTGGCATCACAACTGTAAAAAATGGTAAAGATATCCATTATGATTTTTATGCAGATGCATACACTGGTGAGGTCATAAACATAGTAGAATGTTAA
- the sapep gene encoding Mn(2+)-dependent dipeptidase Sapep has product MWKEKVQQYEDQIINDLKGLLAIESVRDDAQASEDTPVGPGPRKALDYMYEIAHRDGFTTHDVDHIAGRIEAGKGDDVLGILCHVDVVPAGEGWDSDPFDPVVTEDAIIARGTLDDKGPTIAAYYAIKILEEMNVDWKKRIHMIIGTDEESDWKCTDRYFKTEEMPTLGFAPDAEFPCIHGEKGITTFDLIQSKQSEDQDEPDYELISFNSGERYNMVPDHAEARVLVKENMTDVIQDFEYFLEQNHLQGDSTVDSGILVLTVEGKAVHGMDPSIGVNAGLYLLKFLSSLNLDNNAQAFVAFSNRYLFNSDFGEKMGMKFHTDVMGDVTTNIGVITYDNENVGRFGINLRYPEGFDFDKAINRFTSEIEQYGFEVKLGKVQPPHYVDKNDPFVQKLVTAYRNQTNDMTEPYTIGGGTYARNLDKGVAFGAMFSDSEDLMHQKNEYITKKQLFNATSIYLEAIYSLCVEE; this is encoded by the coding sequence ATGTGGAAAGAAAAAGTTCAACAATACGAAGATCAAATTATAAATGACTTAAAAGGTTTATTAGCTATTGAAAGTGTGAGAGATGACGCGCAAGCATCAGAAGACACACCAGTCGGACCAGGTCCTCGTAAGGCATTAGACTACATGTATGAAATTGCACATAGAGATGGATTTACAACACATGATGTTGACCATATTGCAGGAAGAATTGAGGCTGGTAAAGGCGATGATGTATTAGGTATCTTATGTCATGTTGATGTTGTTCCAGCTGGTGAAGGTTGGGATAGTGATCCATTTGACCCAGTTGTAACGGAAGATGCAATTATAGCAAGAGGAACATTAGATGATAAAGGACCAACGATTGCTGCATATTATGCAATTAAAATACTTGAAGAAATGAATGTAGATTGGAAAAAACGTATTCATATGATTATCGGTACTGATGAAGAATCAGATTGGAAATGTACGGATCGTTATTTTAAAACGGAAGAAATGCCTACTTTAGGATTTGCACCTGATGCTGAGTTCCCATGTATTCATGGTGAAAAAGGTATTACTACATTTGATTTAATTCAAAGTAAACAATCTGAAGACCAGGATGAACCGGATTATGAGTTGATTTCATTTAATTCAGGTGAACGATACAATATGGTACCTGATCATGCAGAAGCTAGAGTACTTGTCAAAGAAAACATGACAGACGTCATTCAAGATTTCGAGTACTTTTTAGAACAAAATCATTTGCAAGGTGACAGCACAGTCGATAGTGGAATCTTAGTTTTAACTGTTGAAGGTAAAGCAGTTCATGGTATGGACCCATCTATTGGCGTAAATGCAGGTCTATACTTATTGAAGTTCTTATCATCATTAAATCTTGACAATAATGCACAGGCGTTTGTAGCTTTTAGTAATCGTTATTTATTTAATTCGGATTTCGGTGAAAAAATGGGTATGAAATTCCATACAGATGTTATGGGAGATGTAACAACAAATATTGGTGTAATTACATATGATAATGAAAATGTCGGTCGTTTTGGTATCAATTTAAGATATCCAGAAGGATTTGACTTTGATAAAGCGATAAACCGTTTTACAAGTGAGATTGAACAATATGGATTCGAAGTGAAACTGGGTAAAGTTCAGCCACCTCACTATGTTGATAAAAATGATCCATTTGTACAAAAATTAGTGACTGCATATAGAAATCAAACAAATGATATGACGGAACCTTATACTATAGGGGGCGGCACATATGCGAGAAACTTAGACAAAGGTGTAGCATTTGGCGCAATGTTTAGTGATTCTGAAGACTTAATGCATCAGAAAAATGAATATATCACTAAGAAACAGTTATTTAACGCAACTAGTATTTATTTAGAAGCAATTTATTCATTATGCGTGGAGGAATAA
- a CDS encoding YtnP family quorum-quenching lactonase, with the protein MKIGDISIQYLNGGNTKMDGGAMFGVVPKPLWSKKYDVNERNQINLPTHPILIQTPQHNLIIDAGIGNGKLNEKQLRNFGVDEESKIIEDLAMYNLSPKDIDYVLMTHMHFDHAAGLTDKEGHAIFENATHIIQQDEWHEFISPNIRSKSTYWTKNNGEYSNKLLLFDKTIEPVPGVKMHHSGGHSFGHTIITIESQGDKAVHMGDIFPTTAHKNPLWVTAYDDYPMQSIREKERMIPYFIHHQYWFLFYHDVKYFAVKYQHDGDMIDSFVLR; encoded by the coding sequence ATGAAAATCGGGGATATCTCAATTCAATATTTAAATGGTGGAAATACGAAAATGGATGGAGGTGCAATGTTTGGTGTTGTACCTAAACCGTTATGGTCAAAAAAATATGATGTAAACGAACGAAATCAAATCAATTTACCTACACATCCTATATTAATACAAACGCCACAACATAATTTGATAATTGATGCTGGTATAGGTAATGGCAAACTAAATGAAAAACAATTGCGTAATTTTGGTGTTGATGAAGAAAGTAAAATTATTGAAGATTTAGCAATGTACAATTTGTCACCTAAAGATATTGACTATGTGCTAATGACACATATGCATTTTGATCATGCAGCTGGTCTAACTGATAAAGAGGGACATGCAATTTTTGAAAATGCCACTCACATCATTCAACAAGATGAATGGCATGAATTTATTTCTCCAAATATTCGTAGTAAGTCAACTTATTGGACTAAAAACAATGGTGAATATAGTAATAAATTACTTTTATTCGACAAAACTATTGAGCCTGTTCCAGGGGTTAAAATGCATCATAGTGGTGGACATAGTTTTGGGCATACGATAATTACGATTGAAAGTCAGGGCGACAAGGCAGTACATATGGGAGATATATTTCCAACAACTGCACACAAAAATCCATTATGGGTAACAGCATACGATGATTACCCTATGCAATCAATACGTGAAAAAGAACGGATGATACCTTATTTTATTCATCATCAATATTGGTTCTTGTTTTATCACGATGTAAAATATTTTGCAGTAAAATATCAGCATGATGGAGATATGATTGATTCATTTGTTTTGCGTTAA
- a CDS encoding DUF1444 domain-containing protein: MNTFQMRDKLKERLSHLDVDFKFNREEETLRIYRTDNNKGITIKLNAIVAKYEDKKEKIVDEIVYYVNEAIAQMADKTLQDITPSQIMPVIRATSFDKKTKKGIPFIYEKHTAETAVYYAVDLGKSYRLIDESMLDELNLTEQQIKEMSLFNVRKLSNSYTTDEVKGNIFYFINTNDGYDASRVLNTAFLNDIEAQCQGEMLVAVPHQDVLIIADIRNKTGYDVMAHLTMEFFTKGLVPITSLSFGYKQGHLEPIFILGKNNKQKRDPNVIQRLEANRRKFNKDK; encoded by the coding sequence ATGAATACCTTTCAAATGAGAGATAAATTAAAGGAACGTTTAAGTCATTTAGACGTCGATTTTAAATTTAATCGTGAAGAAGAAACTTTGCGTATTTATCGAACAGATAATAACAAAGGTATCACGATTAAACTTAACGCTATAGTCGCAAAATATGAAGATAAAAAAGAAAAAATTGTTGATGAAATTGTTTACTATGTTAATGAAGCTATTGCACAAATGGCAGATAAAACTTTACAGGATATAACACCTAGTCAAATTATGCCTGTAATAAGAGCGACAAGTTTCGATAAGAAAACAAAAAAAGGTATACCTTTTATATATGAAAAACATACTGCAGAAACAGCTGTTTATTATGCAGTAGATTTAGGAAAATCATATCGTCTTATTGATGAAAGTATGTTAGACGAATTGAATTTAACTGAACAACAAATAAAGGAAATGTCATTGTTTAATGTTAGGAAATTGTCAAATTCTTATACCACAGATGAAGTAAAAGGTAATATATTTTATTTTATAAATACAAATGACGGGTATGATGCAAGTAGAGTTTTAAATACGGCTTTTTTAAATGACATAGAAGCGCAATGTCAGGGTGAGATGTTGGTAGCAGTGCCACATCAGGATGTATTGATTATTGCAGATATTCGTAATAAAACAGGTTATGATGTTATGGCTCATTTAACAATGGAATTTTTCACAAAAGGATTAGTTCCGATTACATCATTATCATTTGGTTATAAACAAGGACATCTTGAACCCATTTTTATTTTGGGTAAAAATAATAAACAAAAAAGAGATCCAAACGTCATTCAACGTTTAGAAGCAAATCGACGTAAATTTAACAAAGATAAATAG
- the dat gene encoding D-amino-acid transaminase, which produces MEKVFLNGEFVVPSEAKVSYNDRGYVFGDGIYEYIRVYNGKLFTVTEHYERFLRSANEIGLDLNYSIEDLIELSRKLVDMNQIETGAIYIQATRGVAERNHSFPTPEVEPAIVAYTKSYDRPFDHLENGVNGVTVEDIRWLRCDIKSLNLLGNVLAKEYAVKYNAVEAIQHRGETVTEGSSSNAYAIKDGVIYTHPINNYILNGITRRVIKNIAEDYNIPFKEETFTVDFLKNADEVIVSSTSAEVTPVIKLDGEPVNEGKVGPITRQLQEGFDKYIETHSI; this is translated from the coding sequence ATGGAAAAAGTTTTTTTAAATGGTGAGTTTGTAGTTCCAAGTGAAGCAAAGGTTTCATATAATGACAGAGGATATGTATTTGGCGATGGTATTTATGAATACATTCGTGTTTATAATGGAAAGCTATTTACAGTAACTGAACACTATGAAAGATTTTTACGTAGTGCAAACGAAATAGGATTAGATTTAAATTATTCAATTGAAGATTTAATCGAATTATCTCGTAAGTTAGTTGATATGAATCAAATTGAAACTGGCGCAATTTATATTCAAGCAACTCGTGGTGTAGCTGAAAGAAATCATAGTTTTCCAACACCAGAAGTAGAACCAGCAATTGTAGCTTATACGAAAAGTTATGATCGACCATTTGATCATCTAGAAAATGGTGTGAATGGTGTTACTGTAGAAGATATTCGTTGGTTACGCTGTGATATTAAGAGCTTGAATCTATTAGGAAATGTTTTGGCAAAAGAATATGCTGTAAAATATAATGCAGTTGAAGCAATTCAACATCGTGGTGAAACTGTAACTGAAGGTTCATCAAGTAATGCATATGCAATTAAAGATGGGGTAATATATACACATCCAATTAATAATTATATTTTAAACGGTATAACACGTAGAGTGATTAAAAACATTGCAGAAGACTACAATATTCCATTTAAAGAAGAAACTTTTACTGTAGATTTCTTAAAAAATGCAGATGAAGTTATTGTTTCAAGTACATCTGCTGAGGTTACTCCGGTTATTAAATTAGATGGCGAACCAGTTAATGAAGGTAAAGTTGGACCGATTACACGTCAATTACAAGAAGGTTTCGATAAGTATATCGAGACACATAGCATTTAA